The Malus domestica chromosome 10, GDT2T_hap1 nucleotide sequence ATAGGAAAgatgaaaatatataacaatACAACATGGAGGTGTACAATTTGAGTTATCAATATTATTAAtggtgaaaaaaagaaaaaaagttcaaAGTTATAGTCACCACCTTGCAAGCAGTGTCAAATCCGAAACTTATGGGGACCTCTTTGCATTTCAGGTCACCGTCAATGGTTTTGGGGCAACCTATCACACGAGTTTTCAAGTTCTTCCCCCTGGTTTAACAGATAAAACAAAACGATTACAAAACCCGAATTGTTTGTCTGAAAAGACAAACGCTGCGCAAAAGAATATgtttaaaaagaagaaaaagcacAGAGTGAGTGCAAAACAAAGGTAAACTATTCCTCTCACAATTAGATCAATGGGCTTCACTTTTCAAATGACAAGTAAAATAATTCCAAAGAACTTCGTCACAAGATACCTGAAGTTTTCAGCAAGGAGGCAGGCATTTGTGTTTGAGTCATCTCCACCGATAACAACAAGCCCATCCAAATCAAGCTTCACAGCTGTTTCTTGCGCTTGTTTAAACTACAATCCATATCCATTTTAAATGGTTAGTTGTCAATAGTTAGACAAATATACTTAACATGAATTTCCTCACAAACCAACCAAGAGTCACCTGTTCTGGAGTTTCAATCTTGTCCCTTCCACTGCAAATCATATCGAAACCACCCTGGAAAGACGAAAATATGAACAACAGTCAATTATCTTCTTGCCAAAATGCAGCCACATATTATAAAGCTGCATATATGTAGCTAAGTACATGTACTATGCACATTGCTCTCAAGAATTTAAACATAGACACGCACACATCCTCGTGCCAGATAATTGATCCATACAACAATTAACTTGAGGTAAAAATTCACACTCAAAACACTCACCTGATTTCTGTATGGATAAATATACTCCGGGGTAAGTTCGATGTATTTGTTTTTCATGATCCCAGCAGGCCCGCCCCTAAAGCCATACATTGTGCTTCCTTTGGCGCGGTCTTGCAAGTAATCTAACACCAAAACACCGATCCActtcaaccaaaattcaaaaaccatATGAAGTTTAAGAAACGTACAACAAATTTTGATGATTAAGACACTCACCGAAAATTCCGGAGATCACATTGTGCCCTCCGGGCGCTTGGCCTCCAGATAAAACGACACCGATCTTCAACTTCTGCTCCGGTAGGCCCGAAACGGAATCACTTGGCGCCAACAGTGCAGATGGCTGACCGAAAACATTAGGAAACAACTTCGCGATCTCCTCTGAGAAACCGAAACGAGAGACGATAAAAAAACGGAATAGAAAATCCAAAGAACGCATAGATTCTACAGTCTGTGTGATCGCTAATCTAATCAGCTAAAATTAAACTTCAAAATCTAATctttatttttcatgattttcGCGGCAACAAAAAGAAGTCGAATTTCTCAGAGATCAAACGCTACAAAAAACGCACGGATCCGAgcacagaagaagaagaagaagaagaaactgacCTGGATTGCCGGCGGCAGAGCTGGCGGGACCTTCGACGACCTTGAAGGGCTTTTTGAGCACGGAAGGGAGAGGAAGCGCATGGTCGATACGACTGGCCTGGACCTCGCTATAGACGGAAGCGACTCGGCCGGTGACTGGAGCAGGAACTGCCTCGACAGCGGCGGCGGCACCGCCGTTAGCAATCAGTGATGCTGGAGCCATGGCTAAAACACAGACAGTGTCTCCGAGATCTTCGAGTTTTTAAGTACGACTGCGAACGGAGTGTGAAATCTATCGGTAGCGTTTGACTGCTGACAGTGAGAGTGCGGGTTTTTAAACGTGGAGTTGACAAGGGTAGGAACGTCATTTTACATCATTGGACTCTCCGCCGTGGAGCGGAATGTTAGGTTGCTCAGTGGGAaggagatcctctccggatctctccCATATATAAGTTTAACAATCAAATGATCTgagcctttgaaatttgatccaacggttacaattattataattttagaaGATTTCTGTTTGTagctgtttgatcaaattttaaggaccttttaaccgttggatcaaattttaagagcCTGGATCACTTAATCCCTAGGCTTAGACGGAAGAGATTAGGAGAGGATCTCTTCCCCGCTCATTGGATGCGAGGGTGTTTGGGGAATTGGACGGACGAGATTCACGGATGGTGGTGGTGTATGGTATGTTATGGTGGTCTAGACGATAGTGGATATTGGTTGGCGGGTTCTAAGTAGGTATACTGTAGACACCTAACGTTCCGGCGGTTGGTGGGCGCCAGAAATCCAGACGTGCTTGGCATATTCCGGAATCGCGGATCTTTCGGTTGATTGGCAATTGGGTATAAAACTATAAGGCCCAATTATTTGGGCCAGCATTTGGTTTGCCAAATTATAGGCCTAattcaaaacccaaaatttgtgGGTTAGAGTCATAATTTTATCTTCCGTGAGTACAAATGTGTTAGATGAGAATTGGACCTCGAGTGCTCCTTATTTGAGTTGGCAACTTTAGACGGCACGAGGTAGGATAattacgatattatctacattaagaatGTGAGAGTGTTAGTTAAGTCTTACAATATGTTagccataataatttggttgaaatttatttttgacgagaatcagattaaaaatctctcatttataaataaagaaaaatactatCAAACCAAGAGCAGATCTATCTTGGGGCATAATGAGTCAGTTAACCCTCCAAGCTCAGAAATCCTTCATACTGTTAACATCAATTGACATGCTCATTTAGAAATTGTTGGCATCTGTCAACTGATAATATTTTCTAACTTTCAATAAAATGCTAATTTACATGCTCAACTGCACACTACTCTTACTAACCCGCACaataatattttctacattCCCTACTGCGCTAGATCGTACGACTATTGTACAAACTAGTGGCAGATAAATAGTAATTTAGCTATTGAAAGGCAGAAAGAATGGCAACTCATGAACACATGTGAGGCAATAAGTCTATCAAAGATATGGTGATGATTAGCCTACACATCACTTTAATATCAGGCTGTTATGCTTTTAGCTTTACTTTATCAGTTACTAATGATGATTATCGCAACACTGTCGTCTCGTTTTAACAACTTGATTACCAGTAAGTGATGCTTTTCTACGTATGGATTAAAGATGATCATCCACACTAATCCAAACTGGTAAGATCACATGCTAAACACCTTGTATTAACGatttaatttgatttgttttcttcttttgagcTAGCTATGTGTCCAAATTAGAGGGCGGAATCCATAAAAGAAGATTGTCACCAGCTGTGTAAATCTTTGTCTGATTTTCTGCATAATTGGATTGGATAGGGCAACATGGAATCTCTCCATTCAAGAAATTGGATATAATTGAATTTGATGCAAGAAGCTCCATTCACCTCATCTTATCATATAAAACTTAAAGGAGACTCTAGCAAAAGCACTTTTTGTACCTAAACCATATAAGCACTTTAATCAATAGGGTTTCGGACATGTTTGGAAATATTTAGGAAAGAATTATTCTCATCTCGTAAGTGCTTTTACTAGAAGGATGTCGAAAATTTCGTAAAAGAATCTTCCTCTTTTAAATAAGTTTATGGCCCAAACCATTTTAAGTATGTTCTACCTAACTGCTTTTGATCTTCGAGCCATTCTAAAACACTCTAGGCCTTTTTGACGAGTCAAGATTTTATCTGGAGTTCTGTGTTTGAAGCCAAATGGCCTAAAGATCTAGATCgttgaagaaaaagagagattcGGATCCTTGGTTTGTGCGAGATCAGCCAACGAATGGACTAATGATGACCGCAGGATTTAAAATGAGTGGTCGGATCTTCGGGTCTGTCAACTCCGAATACAGAGATCCAAAGAGTATCTCAATTCCTTTTTGACAACCATGTCTTTATAGATCATAGAGCACTTTCTGGAAAAAGAATACGCGatgtgtttcttcttcttcaagaatAAACACTTCAAagtgatttttcaattaaaaaaatttcgacaTGGTTCTGGTATGAGCACTTCTAATAAAAGCGTTTACGAGCAAAAATACTTTTTACAAAAGCAGGTCTTCCAAACAAACTCTCGTGGAAATGGAAGCACTACTTTTCGTGTTAACCAAACCCTTCAAAAGGACGTGCCAACTAATAGTAATTAGACCCTATAGATTTAAACTATTAAGCATCATGATTACTGGCTCGATTAACTAAAGGAATGTCCCCCATTTGCCTTCTTGCATTCACCAATTAatcttttaaaatgttataaaacaCAAGACATAATCATGACTAACAAACCCCACAATTGCCAATTGTGCTTAAATCATTAATTTGGCATAAAACTTCCTTCAAATCTCCAACTCAAACCATGTCTAAAACGAAAGCCTCCTCCAAGCAGCAACAGAGAGTATGCAGGGCATTGTGTTGCAGCAGCTGCCGGCTTAGCGTGTCTTCGTCTAGCTCGGAGGAACTAGCGAGCTCTAGTTCCGATAGGTACCCTTCGATATCAAGCCTATCGCACGCCATGGTTCAAGAGAGACTCGACCAGATGATCAGGGAAAGGCAGGAGGGATCGAGGTACGTTGATCATCGGAGAAGAAAGCAGAGAGCTGGTGACGATCATGATCAACTTCAAGCAGGAGGAGGGACTAAATTTGTTGTAATGGTTGCAATGGAGAAGTGTTCTTATGATCCGAGGGAGGATTTCAGGGAGTCCATGGCGGCGATGATAGTGGCAAACCGGATAGAAGAGCCTAAGGATCTTCGTAGCCTCTTGAATTATTACGTTTCGATGAATTCCGATGAGTATCGTGGAATTATACTCGAGGTGTTTCATCAAGTTTGCTCTGATTTATTCTTATGTAAATTCCATTAATTGATAAGGAGCACATTGTAAAAGTATTCGAGCATATTATAATTTTCTATTCCAATCCAAAAAATGGAAAGCGGATTAAAACTTGAGTGCAGAGAAGGGAACACGTTGCTCTTTCTAATTTCTCGATATTTTAAACGAATACACAATAAAATTGTGACATTATATTGGggacaaaagaagaagaaaccaacTGAAATATTCAAATGATAACTCAAATCCAACAATAACTTATGCGGCAAGattgtgaatttgaaccacacaTTCTGCGCCGCCGACGAAAAACATATGTGATTCAATGCACCTTACGCTTGCCCCATATTGATCTCTTCTTGGAAAAGCTGAGAATGCAGCGGAAGGGGTTCAAAACCCAGGCATCAATTTTCTGAAACATGACTCTGAAAGAATGATACATAGGAAACTGCAGCAGGCCGAAGAGAGGGACTGGGAAAAACGCAATGGGGTAAAGCAAAGACTTGGTCCATTTCTTCTCGACACGAATCAAGAGCAAAATGGTGGCGGCAAAGGCAAGCATGGTTGTTGCCATGGACAAGAAGAGCAAGACGAATCCAGTCATGATCTTGCGAGGAAGGCTGCTGATGAAAAGCGGATACTCGAGTGGAGAGGAGAGGACAGAGAGAAAAAAAGCCACTGAAGACAATGAGCAGGCGATAGCCACAACGTCCATGCAAGTGAAGAGCAAAAAGAGAGGATCGTCCTGGAAAATAGGACGGCCATTTTGATCATTACCCCCGGGGATGGCGTAGGCAGCTGCAAAGACCACAGTGGCCACTAGCACTGCCACGGTTGAGCATGACTGAGCCGTTTCTTTTATCCACTCTTGTGCCGATTTCAGAAGCTCGTTATGTTCATAGTAGAACAGCTCCTCTGCTGTGAGTTCCTTCTTGTTGTGGTGCATGCTGTAATGAGGCGGTAGTATCTCTTCCACACGCTGACATAAACACAGTACACGTTTATCAAGTCGACCTACAGACTCGGTAACATAAGCATTTGTTTGACAACATAAATCTAGCAAGAGAACATTACCATAAACCAGCGCAGCTCTGCTTGCAACTGCATGGCAGGACCAATTAAATTCTGAGACAGTGCTATAGTGTAGTAACTCCTATCTGCAGCCTGGTGCAGTATGGTGTTTCCATCGCAGTCGATCCTCTCATTCAGCCTCGACAATACAGTTGGTTTGCTTCTGATAAGATTAAGAATCGGTTTCTGACGGTACTTAATTGCCAAATGCAAAATGTTGCGTTCGTTATAGTTAACGTGCTCGGCCGCTTGAGGATGGTGCTTAAGTATCGCCTTCACAATGGGAACAATTCCTGTGACGGTTGCTATAAGCAATGGGGTTGAGTTGTAAACTTTATTGGTTGCCCCCTTATCCGGTTGGATTGCTTCTGCAGCTGCCTTTCCTTTTTCACCCCCATCTTCGCCATTTCCCATATCCGTTTCAGCTGTTTGTGCGGccaccttttctttttttcctccctCATCGCCATTTCCCATATCCGTATTAGCTGTTTGTGCGGctgccttttctttttctcctccGTCATCGCCATTTCCCATATCCGTTTTAGTTGTTTGTGCGGctgccttttctttttttcctccgTCATCATCTTTCACTGACCCCAGATAAATGGTCTTGGTTTTTGGTTTCCTGCTATTACGTAACCAAGAATAGTCCGACTTGACAAGTATCGGGATGAGTTTCTctagtgattttttgtttttcttgtccTTCCAGATTTTATATATTATGCCGCCCTGCAGGCCTCCTGTTTCAATCCATCACATGATTAGGCATATGTATACATTAACGTGTCATAATTAGTACATTGTTATCGGCACTCCAACTAAGTCACCATGCACTCTTCATCTTCTTGtgtaaaatcataaaaaaacaaGTGCATAATGACTTTTCGAGAGTTCCAGTAAGAAGAGTTTGTCTTGATGAAAATGCCGAGGCAGAGGCAGAAGGTAAACAAACCTTCAGCAAGGGTGTCCCATAGTGAATAGTATGCCTTCGCAGCAAAAGCTAAACATTTTATGCATGCAACTTCATTAGGAACATCGAAAAAAATCCAATTCAAGAAACGCTTTAGCTAGCTTGCCGTTTAATTTATTCGAAAAATGAAAGCAGATTACAAATTTGATCACCTGCAAGCTTGTTCCGAAAGATGGATTGACGGGGATGGTTGCTATCCATGTTGCTCTCCATATCATCCTTCTGATTTGGTGTGACCACATCTCCTCCACCGGGAAGGCCTGCATATAATTATTGAGATTACTGCTTCAAAAAGAAACGCGCAAGCACAAACATACTCGTATACATAGCAGTAGAGTAACGATATGTACAATGATAAATGAGCATCTTCCATTGGCTCTGTTGAAACTGTGGCACAAAGGCTCTTGGCATTTGGGCTAACAATTGAAGGCTTGTCAATCCTTCATCGTCTCTCTGTTGTGCTAGAAAATTGTAGTTCTCTAGTAACCAAAGAGCAGTCTCTGCATTGTGGAAGACAAAAGAGCAAAAGTTATTAATCTGCATTTGCATATATATTAAGTGTTGTGAATCAATGTATgcatttgtgagggagagagaccAAAATGTTGGGCGATGACAGCC carries:
- the LOC103446756 gene encoding uncharacterized protein, translated to MEYQRTHTVQPDQIEIEFQEEELSRIEELKKPYEFAMEDNWEGVKEYYKENPEKLLRPMTLDGDNVLHLAASCGSKSQGKRVLEYLVNISENSSSYEQRISLRVQNNDGNNALHQVGVSGSVEAAEFLVSNFNEPVKVSFTIDDGDNDAQPLLWTRNHLGETPLYRTAALGHTDLVKFYAAILETDNPYVLPMQFKRNDNMSILRMAVIAQHFETALWLLENYNFLAQQRDDEGLTSLQLLAQMPRAFVPQFQQSQWKMLIYHCLPGGGDVVTPNQKDDMESNMDSNHPRQSIFRNKLAAFAAKAYYSLWDTLAEGGLQGGIIYKIWKDKKNKKSLEKLIPILVKSDYSWLRNSRKPKTKTIYLGSVKDDDGGKKEKAAAQTTKTDMGNGDDGGEKEKAAAQTANTDMGNGDEGGKKEKVAAQTAETDMGNGEDGGEKGKAAAEAIQPDKGATNKVYNSTPLLIATVTGIVPIVKAILKHHPQAAEHVNYNERNILHLAIKYRQKPILNLIRSKPTVLSRLNERIDCDGNTILHQAADRSYYTIALSQNLIGPAMQLQAELRWFMRVEEILPPHYSMHHNKKELTAEELFYYEHNELLKSAQEWIKETAQSCSTVAVLVATVVFAAAYAIPGGNDQNGRPIFQDDPLFLLFTCMDVVAIACSLSSVAFFLSVLSSPLEYPLFISSLPRKIMTGFVLLFLSMATTMLAFAATILLLIRVEKKWTKSLLYPIAFFPVPLFGLLQFPMYHSFRVMFQKIDAWVLNPFRCILSFSKKRSIWGKRKVH
- the LOC103446884 gene encoding probable transcription repressor OFP9; its protein translation is MSKTKASSKQQQRVCRALCCSSCRLSVSSSSSEELASSSSDRYPSISSLSHAMVQERLDQMIRERQEGSRYVDHRRRKQRAGDDHDQLQAGGGTKFVVMVAMEKCSYDPREDFRESMAAMIVANRIEEPKDLRSLLNYYVSMNSDEYRGIILEVFHQVCSDLFLCKFH